From a single Candidatus Zixiibacteriota bacterium genomic region:
- a CDS encoding non-heme iron oxygenase ferredoxin subunit has product MTEEYIRVCRLDDLQEARTRVFEIGGKQLLVAREKDQVYIIDNTCTHDNGIIGDGKVIQGEVQCPRHGARFDIKTGRAMQLPAIMDIKTYKTMVVNGDVMVSLKRY; this is encoded by the coding sequence ATGACTGAGGAATATATCAGGGTCTGCCGCCTCGATGACCTGCAGGAAGCCCGGACCAGGGTCTTCGAGATCGGCGGTAAACAACTGCTGGTCGCCCGGGAAAAAGACCAGGTCTATATAATCGACAATACCTGCACCCATGACAACGGCATCATCGGTGACGGTAAAGTCATTCAGGGCGAGGTTCAGTGTCCGCGCCATGGGGCGCGGTTCGATATCAAAACCGGACGGGCCATGCAACTGCCGGCCATAATGGATATCAAAACCTATAAAACCATGGTTGTAAATGGCGATGTCATGGTATCGCTGAAACGATATTGA